Within Saccharomyces paradoxus chromosome X, complete sequence, the genomic segment ATCACTGCAGCAAGAGGAGACTCGTTTAGAACGCAGTAAGACTGCTCTACAGCGTTATGTCAGCAAGAAGAATCTTCTCACCAGGAAGTTGAACAATGCCACTAGGATATCTGTTAAGCAGAACCTCCGAGACCAGATCAAAAACTTACAATCTAGTGATATCGAACGGGTCCTAAGAGACATAGAAGACATCCAATCAAGGATCAAAGAGCTGAAAGGGCAGATAAATCAAGGTGCTGAAAACAGAGCTTCCAAAGAGGGATTTCAGAGACCCGGTGAGAGCGAGAAGGAGTTTTTGATCAGAACTGGTAAGATCACTGCATTTGGACACAAGGCTGGTTTTAGCTTAGATACTGCAAACACAGAGTATGTAGATGATGAGGAGCAGAAGGATAAGGATTTTGAAGTGGCGACAGAGCAAATGGTAGAAAACCTAACtgatgacgatgataaCCTCAGCGATCAAGACTTTCAAATGAGTGGTAGAGAAAGTGGggacgatgatgaagaagaaaatgacgatgaaattCTCGAAGACCTGGAGGATCTGCAGTCCAAAGATCAACCTAGTGAGGCAAAGGATGATGGGGATGAGTCATATTACCAAGCAAGGTTGAAAAGGTGGATACAACAACGTTCTGCTGGCAGTCAAAGGAGGCCAGGGTTGCCGGAATGGCGAAGACCTCATCCTAATATCCCCGACGCAAAACTTAATAGCAAATTCAAAATACCCGGTGAAATATACTCGCTATTGTTTAATTATCAAAAGACGTGTGTGCAGTGGCTCTATGAGCTTTACCAGCAAAACTGTGGCGGTATTATTGGTGACGAAATGGGTCTAGGGAAAACAATTCAGATTATCGCATTTATCGCAGCGTTGCATCATTCAGGTTTATTGACAGGTCCCGTATTGATTGTCTGTCCTGCAACTGTGATGAAGCAATGGTGTAATGAATTACATCATTGGTGGCCTCCACTGAGGGCGGTCATATTACACTCCATGGGCTCAGGGATGGCTTCTAaccaaaaattcaagatgGATGAAAATGACCTAGAGAATATGATAATGAATTCAAAACCAACCGATTTTTCGTACGAGGATTGGAAGAACTCATCAAGGACGAAGAAGGCTTTGGAATCAAGCTACCATTTAGATAAGTTAATAGATAAAGTTGTTACTGACGGGCACATTTTAATCACTACCTATGTTGGGTTAAGAATACATTCAGATAAGCTACTGAAAGTGAAATGGCAGTATGCTGTTTTAGATGAGGGACATAAGATTAGAAACCCAGATTCAGAGATTTCATTGActtgtaaaaaattaaagacACATAATAGGATTATTCTTTCAGGAACACCAATACAGAATAATTTAACCGAACTTTGGTCGctctttgatttcattttccctGGTAAATTAGGAACTCTGCCCGTATTTCAACAGCAGTTTGTCATACCTATAAATGTGGGTGGTTATGCAAATGCAACGAACATACAAGTTCAGACAGGCTACAAATGTGCTGTTGCGTTGCGTGACTTGATTTCGCCGTATTTGCTACGTCGTGTGAAAGCTGATGTTGCTAAAGATCTGCCacaaaagaaggaaatggttcttttttgtaaaCTCACGAAATACCAAAGAAGCAAATATTTGGAGTTTTTACATTCTTCAGATCTgaatcaaattcaaaatggTAAGAGAAATGTTCTATTTGGTATCGATATTTTAAGGAAAATATGCAATCACCCCGATTTACTTGACAGAGAGACAAAGAGACATGATTCAAGCTACGGTGATCCCAAAAGATCCGGAAAGATGCAGGTTGTCAAGcaattattattactgtGGCATAACCAGGGCTATAAAGCCCTACTCTTCACTCAATCGAGACAAATGCTGGATATTCTAGAAGAATTTATATCAATGAAGGACCCCGATTTATCACATCTGAAGTACTTGCGAATGGATGGAACAACGAACATCAAAGGGAGGCAATCGTTGGTCGATCGCTTTAATAACGAATCTTTCGATGTATTCTTACTAACCACAAGAGTTGGGGGGCTAGGTGTTAATTTAACTGGTGCTAATAGaattatcatttttgatCCAGACTGGAACCCATCTACTGATATGCAAGCCAGAGAAAGAGCATGGAGGATTGGGCAGAAAAGAGAGGTATCAATATATAGATTGATGGTGGGAGGCTCAATAGAGGAGAAAATTTATCATAGGCAAATATTCAAACAATTTTTAACCAATAGAATTTTGACAGATCCTAAGCAAAAGcgattttttaaaattcaCGAGCTCCatgatttattttcacTTGGTGGTGAAAACGGCTACTCCACAGAAGAATTGAACgaagaagttc encodes:
- the RAD26 gene encoding DNA-dependent ATPase RAD26 (Protein involved in transcription-coupled nucleotide excision repair~similar to YJR035W); this encodes MADKVQRDGTKLENDESLRDLGVNVLSQSSLEERIANDVTNFSNLQSLQQEETRLERSKTALQRYVSKKNLLTRKLNNATRISVKQNLRDQIKNLQSSDIERVLRDIEDIQSRIKELKGQINQGAENRASKEGFQRPGESEKEFLIRTGKITAFGHKAGFSLDTANTEYVDDEEQKDKDFEVATEQMVENLTDDDDNLSDQDFQMSGRESGDDDEEENDDEILEDLEDLQSKDQPSEAKDDGDESYYQARLKRWIQQRSAGSQRRPGLPEWRRPHPNIPDAKLNSKFKIPGEIYSLLFNYQKTCVQWLYELYQQNCGGIIGDEMGLGKTIQIIAFIAALHHSGLLTGPVLIVCPATVMKQWCNELHHWWPPLRAVILHSMGSGMASNQKFKMDENDLENMIMNSKPTDFSYEDWKNSSRTKKALESSYHLDKLIDKVVTDGHILITTYVGLRIHSDKLLKVKWQYAVLDEGHKIRNPDSEISLTCKKLKTHNRIILSGTPIQNNLTELWSLFDFIFPGKLGTLPVFQQQFVIPINVGGYANATNIQVQTGYKCAVALRDLISPYLLRRVKADVAKDLPQKKEMVLFCKLTKYQRSKYLEFLHSSDLNQIQNGKRNVLFGIDILRKICNHPDLLDRETKRHDSSYGDPKRSGKMQVVKQLLLLWHNQGYKALLFTQSRQMLDILEEFISMKDPDLSHLKYLRMDGTTNIKGRQSLVDRFNNESFDVFLLTTRVGGLGVNLTGANRIIIFDPDWNPSTDMQARERAWRIGQKREVSIYRLMVGGSIEEKIYHRQIFKQFLTNRILTDPKQKRFFKIHELHDLFSLGGENGYSTEELNEEVQKHTENLKNSKSQESDDFEQLVNLSGVSKLESFYSGKEKKENSKSEDDRLIEGLLGGESNLETVMSHDSVVNSHASSSSSNIITKEASRVANDAINALRKSRKKITKRYEIGTPTWTGRFGKAGKIRKRDPLKNRLTGSAAILGNITKSQREASREAHQENYDDDVNFTSSSELNSNTKMLENIRRYLQQQNNFFSSSVSILNSIGVNLSDKEDVIKVRALLKTIAQFDKERRGWVLDEEFRNNNV